In Sulfuricurvum sp., the following are encoded in one genomic region:
- the rpsJ gene encoding 30S ribosomal protein S10, with translation MEKIRLKLRAYDHRVLDRSVASIVEAVKRTGAEIRGPIPLPTKIRKYTVLKSPHVNKSSREQFEIRMHARLIDIVSATPDTVDSLMKLDLAPEVDVEVRSMDK, from the coding sequence ATGGAAAAGATTCGTTTGAAACTTAGAGCGTACGATCATCGTGTACTTGATCGTTCAGTAGCCTCTATCGTTGAAGCCGTAAAGCGTACAGGTGCGGAAATCCGTGGCCCAATCCCTTTGCCAACCAAGATTCGTAAGTATACGGTTCTTAAATCACCGCACGTAAACAAAAGTTCACGTGAGCAATTTGAGATTCGTATGCACGCACGTTTGATCGACATCGTATCGGCTACGCCTGATACTGTTGATTCATTAATGAAGCTTGACTTGGCTCCGGAAGTGGACGTAGAAGTTCGCTCTATGGACAAGTAA